The DNA region CGGTAGACATGGCGACCGGGCTGAATGGTGCCCTGCAGCGGGCCGCCACGCCGCACCAGATAAACCTGTTGCTCAGAGCCGCTCAGGCGCGACAAGGACAACTCGGGATGAGCCTGACGCAAGGCGTGATAGAGCAAGGCACCGGTTTCGGGCTCACTCTGGCAGGCCAACAGTGCCAGATGCCCGATGGCCCGCACCTCGGACAGCATCCCCGCCAGTTGCGCCGGCAAATCCGGCTGGCGCATGGCACTGACCAGCCCCAGATCACCCTCGCCATGCCCCAGCACCGTCAGCTTGGCGAAGCGACCACGCAGGGGCTCGGCCAGACGCACCCAGCCATCACGCCCGCTGCCCTCGCCGACCGGGCGCATCACCCACTGACGCCAGACGCCATCCTGCTCGCTCAAGGCATAAAACTCGGTCTCCGGATGTTTGTGCCGCAAGCTGTACACCGCCTGATGAAACAAGGTGCCCCCGGCACGCTGCAACACCTCCTGCGGCACCACCAGCAGCACGGCGCGCCGGCTGACCGCCTCGCCCGGCAGAGCCACGGCATAGGGCGGCTGATAACGCGCCAGCCCGGGCACACCGGCCTCAGGGACCGGCACACGGACAAACTGCTCGCCCTCCAGCCGCGCCAGATAGCGCAGGCCGCCGCCACGCTGCCAGGACTCGCCACCCGGCATGTCGCTCTGCCACACCTGGCCGAACACATCGACCACCAGCTCACTGCCATAACTCTTGACCGTCGCCCCGTCGACACCTTCGGCACGCAGCGCGCGCAGCAGGTTTTCCACATAGTCCGGCCCGCGGCCAGGTGCCAGCGGCAGACTGGCATTGGCCACCAGCTTGATGCGGGCAATCTGCCCGCCAGGCGGGAGCAGCTGGGCGATCAGCCGCGCCAGCGCCGCCGCCGGCAGATCGCCCAGCTCGCGCTGATCGGCGCTCAGTTGCCCGACCAGCACCAGACGGCTGTTGTCATCCCACTGACTGGCATCCAGTTGCTGAACCAGACGGTTGTCCAGCCGCAGCGCCCCATCCCCCTGGCGCACGATATGCCGCGAGTTCGGGTGACGGTTGTTCAGATAGCGGGCGGCGGTCTGCGTGAGTTCACGCTGGTCGAGCGACAACACCAACTGCCGGGCATACTTCGACGCCTCGCTCAGCGACAGACGCGCCGGCAAGGGGGCGCCGCGCCAGGACGACTCGATATCCGCCGGGGTATCCGACGCCAGCCACGCCGGCGCGGCATACAGCGGCAAAGCATCCTCCGCCGTGAGTTGCTGCCAGTCGCGCCAGGCCATCCAGGGCATGGCATCGGCCTCACGGACAGCAGAACCCTCCTCCTCATCGCTGATCTCGCTGGCGGCACTGTCCCCCGAGGTGTCACTCTGCGCACTGTCGTCGCTGTCATCTTGCGGCTCATCCGGTGCCAGCGCCTGCAAGATGGCGCGTGCAAAGGCATTCGGTCCGGTCAGATAGCCGGTTACCCCCGAATCCACCTCCATGCCATCCAGCCGGTACAGACCGTGGGCACGCTCACGATAGTCGGCATCTTCGGGCAGGGCTTGCGGGAGGTCCGGATACCACAGCAACTGTCGTTCAGACAGCTCGCGATAGCGTTGCTGCACCAGTTGCCAATAGTGGGCAAAGGCGGGAGCCCCGGCACGAGCATGCATGACATCAATGTCGAAGCCGATGGTCAGGCGCGGACGACGCTGCATCGCCAGCCCCACGGCGCCAACCGTCGCCCGCGGGATCGGCTCGAACAAGGCCGGCAACACCTGCGACAGTTCCTGCCCGATCCCTTGCAGGCGCCTGGCCGGTGCTCCCTGCACTTCCTGCAAATATCGCTGAGCCAGCTCGGCAATCTCCGGCACGAACTGCACCATCAGATTGTCGCGCAGCGCCTGATAGGCCTGATCCCCCGCCAGCGCCGCCACGCCGAACGGATCGCCCGGCCACTGCGCAAGATGATTGTGAGTCGCCTGCACCCGAATGGCGTGCAACTGGGTGGAGAACACCGCCAGATTACCGGTCAGGGTGTCTGGCGAACTATGACGTGCCACCCGTGCCAGCAATTCACGCTCCAGCGTGGGCAAGGTACGGCCGCTGAACACCTCGGCCCGCGGCCGCAGACTGACATCGGCATCCAGATAGCTGCCGCCGTACTGGTTCAGCAGCAGGGAGCGCCCCAGATCCGCCGCCGCCGGCAAATTGCCGCGCAGCCATAGCTCCTGCAGATAAATCGGGTACAACGCATGCTCCGCCGGCAACAGGCTGGCCAGATCGACGCGTTGCAGGCTGCCGGCGCCGAAACGCTCGGCAAAGATCTGCTCGACCGAGGCCCACTCCTGACGCGCCGCCGCCAGCCAGGCTTGCAACTCGGCCCGTGGCTGACCATGTACCTCGACCATGAAATCGATCACCACCTGCGACGGGTCACTGCCCGACGGCATCAGCCGCGGCAGCAGGGCCTCATAGGCCTGGTTCTGCAACTGCAGCCAGCGTTGCCGGAACAGTGCCGTGCGCTCGCTGTCAGCCGGAAGGCCATTGATACTGGCCAGCGCCAGCTTTTTCAACAACTGATTCAGGCGTGGCGCCATCAGCGCCCGCTCGTCACTGGCCAGATAGAAGCGCAGCGGCACCGCATCGGCAGCCTGCTGACGAGCCAGAAACAGACGCAGACTGGCCTTGAGCGTGGCCGGCAACGCCCCCAGCCAGAGAAAGTGCACATTGCCCGGCACCGGCTTGGCCAACTGCTGCAGCCGTGCCGTGGCCTGGCGTGCCAGACGGGCCAGCGTGGCGCTGGCACGCGGCACACTCCGCAGTGCGGCTTGCAACAGCGCCAGACGCTGGGTCTGCGCCATACGACTCAGCCCGGGCTGCAGGGCGTTGATCAGATAAAGCCGCACATCCTGCAGGCGCATCAGCCACAAGGGACGGTAATGCCCGCCGGACGGGTTCAGTACGATGCCCTCGGCTTCCAGGCCCTGACGCCATGCCGCCTCCGACATCAATTCACCGCTTTCCGCCACCTCGGCCTCATCGGTCTCATCCGCCAGTTCGATCTGGCCAAGCTGTTCGGTGCGCAGGGCCTGATGGGCGGCACGTGCCGCCGCGGCGGCAGACTGCCACAAGGCACGGGCCTGTTGCAGGGACTGCTCATAGTGCTGGCGGGCCTCGGCCAGCGCGGCACGGTCGGCCGACGGGTCCTGGCGCAAGACACGCAGCGCCTCGTGCGCCTGCTCGCACTGCAGTCGGGCTGCATCGGCCTGGTCCAGCGCCTGCTGGATCGCTGGCAGGGCCTCAACGGCCAGCGCTTCGTCCATGGCGGCAGCCTGACGCACTGCCTCCAGCGCGGCAGCCGCCTGCGGGTCAAGAGACAATGCCGACACCCCGGGCTCAAGAGGGAAATCTGTATCAATCATGAATGGCTTCGCTTTCCGGCACCGGTCCTGGCCGATGCCCATCAAAAAGAATCGAGGCGTCCCGATGGAACGCCCCGATACTCTAGGCAACCCGCCTTCACGCAACTTGCAGGAAGCGCTCACGCGTCGACGACTAACCCTCCAGCGTCACCCAATCGCAGTGTTGCTCCTGTCCGCCGGCATCCACGACCACCAACTGCTGATCACCACACACCAGCCAGACCAGCCCGCCCTGATGGTCCACCGCGACAATGCCCCGGGTCGCCAGCGGCTGCACCGCCACCAAACCATGTTCATCCAGCTGCAGCCGCCAGGCTCGCCCCTGACGCGGCGACCAGCACAGCAGGCTCACCCCGGCATCATGCGGCCAATGGTGTGCCAGCAAGACATCGTCCGCGCCGGTCTGCAGCAGATCGACCACCCGTCCCTGCATCAATTGCACGGCATGACGGAACTCGGCCCCATCCTGATGGCGCCCCTCCACCTGCAACCAGGGAGCCAGAGCGACCTCGTGCTGTGGCAGCGATGGCGACAGCTGCCGTGCGCTTGCTGCCTGCAGTCCCAGTGCCACGGCCAGCGCCGGCCAGAGTGCCTCCCCAGGCTGGTGCACCATCTGGGCCAGCATGGCCTGCCAGGCAGTCAGTGCCTTCCCCTGCAAGCCACCGAGCACCCGCAGCTGCATCGGGCCATCGGCGGTCATGCCATAGGCCAGCTGTAATGTGTCCCCCTCCAGCACGATGCGCTGGCGCACCAGCAACAGATTGCCCTGGAGGCGTACTTCTTCGACCTGGCCCTCAGCATGGTTCAGCGGCAGCACATACTGCGCCACGGCGCGGTCATCCTGACGCGAGGTGCACCAGAAGCCCTGATGCAACCCATTGAAAAAGTAGGCGTGCTGCTCAGAGGCCCCGACAAAGCGCGTACCGAACTGCAGGGCTGTTTCGTGCTCCAGTCCATGGCGCAACAGACGTCCCTGCCCGGCATCGAACACCGTCTGGTTCGACAGACGGGTCATGGCCGCCAGGCGCAGCGCCTCGTCTTGTGCCGGCAGATCCGCCACGGGCAAGGGCAGCTTGCCCTGAATCACCCGTACCAGTGGCGCACATTGCTGCTGTGCAGCCAGGCGGCTGAGGCGCAACAACCAGGGCGCATCCCCCAGACGCCGCACATCCAGCGTCATCAGCACCATGCGGCCACGCAGCGGATCGATGTCCCAACTACCGGCCGTCCCGCTGACCAGAAGCCGCCCCTGCAGCCCCGAGACCCCTACTGACAACCAGCGCCCCTGATCATCGCGCAGCCGCAACTGCCCCTGCGCCAGCTGCAGATCACCCGCGTCCATCAGACGGGCCTCCGGCAACTGCAACTGGAACAACGACGGGGCCGACAGACCGTCAGCATCGGTCAATTGCAGCGACAGACCGGCATGCAGACCTTTGAGCTGATAGCAGGCTCCATGCCCCTGCAGGCGATAGCTGACCGGCTGTGCCGTCTGGCTGAACCAGCAGGTCTGCGCCTCACGTGCCAGCAGCACCTCGATCTGCAGAGGCGAGGCCAGCAACTGCAGCTTGCTGGCGGAATAAATCCCGCCATCGAACCAGAACACCCCGGCCTGCTCCAGCCGGCTGACCAGCGCCTGCTCCTCTGCGTTCAGCGACACCTCGCCGGCCAGGTACTCATAGTGCAGCGACAACTGTGGCGTCGAAGGCAGTAACCACTCATCAGCCGTGAAACGCAGGGGCACCGTGGCCGGCAGACCCAGCGAATCGCGCAGCGGAAACTCGTGATACATGTCCAGATGCGGCGCACTGATCGGGCGCGGGCTACTGCGCAGCAGCATCTGACTGCCAAAGGTCACTTCGCCGCGCACAAAGTCCAGCCGGGTAATCACGGCATAGGGGTCGGCAGCAGCACGCAGGCCGCTCTCCTCCTGCTGGAATCCTCC from Paludibacterium sp. B53371 includes:
- a CDS encoding TcdA/TcdB pore-forming domain-containing protein, with the protein product MIDTDFPLEPGVSALSLDPQAAAALEAVRQAAAMDEALAVEALPAIQQALDQADAARLQCEQAHEALRVLRQDPSADRAALAEARQHYEQSLQQARALWQSAAAAARAAHQALRTEQLGQIELADETDEAEVAESGELMSEAAWRQGLEAEGIVLNPSGGHYRPLWLMRLQDVRLYLINALQPGLSRMAQTQRLALLQAALRSVPRASATLARLARQATARLQQLAKPVPGNVHFLWLGALPATLKASLRLFLARQQAADAVPLRFYLASDERALMAPRLNQLLKKLALASINGLPADSERTALFRQRWLQLQNQAYEALLPRLMPSGSDPSQVVIDFMVEVHGQPRAELQAWLAAARQEWASVEQIFAERFGAGSLQRVDLASLLPAEHALYPIYLQELWLRGNLPAAADLGRSLLLNQYGGSYLDADVSLRPRAEVFSGRTLPTLERELLARVARHSSPDTLTGNLAVFSTQLHAIRVQATHNHLAQWPGDPFGVAALAGDQAYQALRDNLMVQFVPEIAELAQRYLQEVQGAPARRLQGIGQELSQVLPALFEPIPRATVGAVGLAMQRRPRLTIGFDIDVMHARAGAPAFAHYWQLVQQRYRELSERQLLWYPDLPQALPEDADYRERAHGLYRLDGMEVDSGVTGYLTGPNAFARAILQALAPDEPQDDSDDSAQSDTSGDSAASEISDEEEGSAVREADAMPWMAWRDWQQLTAEDALPLYAAPAWLASDTPADIESSWRGAPLPARLSLSEASKYARQLVLSLDQRELTQTAARYLNNRHPNSRHIVRQGDGALRLDNRLVQQLDASQWDDNSRLVLVGQLSADQRELGDLPAAALARLIAQLLPPGGQIARIKLVANASLPLAPGRGPDYVENLLRALRAEGVDGATVKSYGSELVVDVFGQVWQSDMPGGESWQRGGGLRYLARLEGEQFVRVPVPEAGVPGLARYQPPYAVALPGEAVSRRAVLLVVPQEVLQRAGGTLFHQAVYSLRHKHPETEFYALSEQDGVWRQWVMRPVGEGSGRDGWVRLAEPLRGRFAKLTVLGHGEGDLGLVSAMRQPDLPAQLAGMLSEVRAIGHLALLACQSEPETGALLYHALRQAHPELSLSRLSGSEQQVYLVRRGGPLQGTIQPGRHVYRVGNQLQHGGHVGKWQLTPQPDGSLQVARHVPSPYPRATTVVNDGGHGVVGPFDLWQQQAEARAAQVQVEDWLGTQERILSAVYEAQGLSRREWLAVPDSLQRLADGGYRLSLVHRQRGEVRQVMLAEGAALARAQASLRDLWRQLASQVEVGPAGSPLRLKPAVEGEAGGLNSMNSAFLIMALMSWLSGRALSTEARLSAYWNLAAMGTAVAGDGVQFGRLVLELAAPESAALSSLALLARAFETGNMLFMAGSVVWDGWRFFHAPDPVSRAAAGTQFGFSSAALLLQLGSGVLTRLLPEAALAGPFGLLALPLAAAGFGFSALAGQIAAHQQQSHGLLDYLSKARDGYRRGGFLRDEESGAMVADPYVVIEQLDFLNGQLTFGSQQMVKSGYDDALSRPSRRHGQHFALREAFGVPRQLALPDSDAEWVLPSTPALWLDYQYTAGRVSLSEREQQVVTLLEQAGVFAFARGIYSAGALTLRRQALSLSVILARGAQTLWFSRGSGEMAYRLQGQGGSYRLMGLHAGVRLQLSEAQPSHFELSLPDARLATPESVQLQDGQLLLHDDQGGVLTVGMHGLRGSLQVAGSIGRWQIDLLSGVVRLQALDLRSGSPVPAREQWQQWQRQRRVAPLVRLIHGQLPAPLPASASAAARAVWRRQWSEQQSYCREQWYDSRQGRLLSNGIDDVGRLAIGLRCVGVTAEHAYYFNPLQLAFWRSARDSDRFDGRIPLCFGGEQSLIESVVAAGAHCLVSQRIEGEGRPALGLRYVLQDGQMVLHSVQGLEERPLHAWLAGWRSPVAGENLLAPWQSLLTGAAPGRGVQLTSPQVIETVLAPWLLMETSTARRLVCLPAQGCWQVLEAGIADQVPVHVWHTPAGARLLCWSASSGQLWLSEALQAGVPGGALSCLPLRGVRAVQSRGTALWLTCADGALRMLTLTDGGQPRWSEMIRPETA